Proteins encoded within one genomic window of Equus caballus isolate H_3958 breed thoroughbred chromosome 20, TB-T2T, whole genome shotgun sequence:
- the ADGRF1 gene encoding adhesion G-protein coupled receptor F1 isoform X1 → MRGEESAVQEKERDLLNMRVRVFWLVSIFAIAESRGGFLERRDGIKTKRELTVNEKKPQGAVQEYELLLQVAYGDSKEKRDLKSFLKLLNPPSLWSNGPMTIIRAKATTYCYNKNGFLRCACEDDYTWFPPSCLDPQKCYLHTAGSYQSCDCHLNNLTQSINFCERTKVWGTFKINETFTKDLLNSSSATHSRYTAGIELQLKEAYKRIPGFESVRVTQFRDGSILAGYEVVGSSSTAELLSAIEQVAEEAKAGLHQLFPLEDDSFRVFGKVQCNSIGFGFGSTNDEYTLPCSSGYTGSITARCQPSGWQVLRETCVLSQLEELKKNFSVIADNATEAAVSSVVRSLSVVIQQSQSTTAGNLASVVSILGNVSSLSTARHFRVSNSTMEDIIRIADHILNSSSVTNWTVLLREEKHASSQLLETLENISMLVPPTALPLNFSREFINWKGIPGSEIQLEKGYNYQTEMLPQNISIPIRGHVLIGSDQFQRSLPETVISMASLTMGNILPITQNGNAQVNGPVISTVIQNYTINEIFLIFSKIESNLSQPRCVFWDFSHLRWNNAGCHLVNETPDTVMCRCTHLTSFSMLMASFVPPAIIPVVKWITFVGLGISIGSLILCLIIEALFWKQVKKSQTSHTRHICMVNIALCLLIADVWFIVAATVDTTVNPSGVCIAAVFFTHLFYLSLFFWMLMLGILLAYRIIFVFHHMAMPSMMAVGFCLGYGCPLIISVITIAVTQPSDSYKSKDVCWLNWAEGSKPLLAFGVPALTIVAVNLVVVLLVLTKLWRPAVGERLSQDYKATIVRMGKSLLILTPLLGLTWGFGIGIMVDRQNPAWHVIFASLNAFQGFFILCFGILLDGKLRQLLFNKLSPLSSWKHASKQKSSDLSAQHKFAKPFNPLQHKGAYALSHTGESTSNIMLTQFSAAE, encoded by the exons ATGCGAGGAGAGGAATCAGCAG TCCAGGAAAAGGAGAGGGACCTGCTGAACATGAGAGTTCGAGTGTTCTGGCTCGTCTCTATCTTCGCAATCGCCGAGAGCCGTGGTGGCTTCCTGGAG agAAGAGATGgcatcaaaacaaaaagagaactcaCTGTGAATGAGAAAAAGCCTCAAG GCGCTGTCCAGGAGTATGAGCTGCTGCTTCAGGTGGCCTATGGAGATTCCAAGGAGAAAAGAGATTTGAAGAGTTTTCTGAAGCTTTTGAATCCTCCGTCATTATGGTCAAATGGGCCAATGACGATTATCAGAGCAAAGGCCACCACAT ACTGTTACAACAAGAATGGGTTCCTGAGGTGTGCCTGTGAAGATGACTATACTTGGTTTCCTCCTTCATGCCTTGATCCCCAGAAATGCTATCTTCACACGGCTGGATCATACCAGAGCTGTGACTGTCATCTCAACAACCTCACCCAGAGCATCAATTTCTGTGAGAGAACAA AAGTTTGGGGCACtttcaaaattaatgaaacatttaCCAAAGACCTTTTGAATTCATCCTCTGCTACACACTCCAGATATACCGCTGGAATTGAACTTCAA CTCAAAGAAGCATACAAAAGAATTCCAGGTTTTGAGTCAGTTCGAGTCACCCAATTTCG GGATGGAAGCATCCTTGCTGGGTATGAGGTGGTTGGCTCCAGCAGCACGGCTGAGCTGCTGTCAGCCattgagcaggtggctgaggaggCTAAGGCAGGCCTCCACCAGCTGTTTCCACTAGAAGACGACTCTTTCAGAGTTTTCGGAAAAG TCCAGTGTAACAGCATTGGCTTTGGATTTGGGTCTACGAATGATGAGTACACTCTTCCCTGCAGCAGCGGCTACACTGGCAGCATCACTGCCAGGTGCCAGCCCTCTGGGTGGCAGGTCCTCAGGGAGACCTGTGTGCTCTCTCAGCTGGAAGAACTGAAGAAG aatttcagTGTGATCGCAGACAATGCCACTGAGGCAGCCGTGTCATCCGTGGTGCGAAGTCTTTCAGTTGTCATTCAGCAAAGCCAATCAACCACGGCTGGGAATCTGGCTTCGGTGGTGTCGATTCTGGGCAACGTTTCATCCCTGTCTACGGCACGCCATTTCAGGGTGTCCAATTCGACAATGGAG GATATCATCAGGATAGCTGACCATATTCTTAATTCATCATCTGTAACCAATTGGACAGTATTGCTGCGGGAAGAAAAGCATGCCAGCTCACAGCTACTAGAGACATTGGAAAATATCAGCATGCTGGTACCTCCGACAGCTCTGCCTCTGAATTTTTCTCGGGAGTTCATTAACTGGAAAGGGATTCCAGGGTCTGAAATCCAACTCGAGAAGGGTTACAACTATCAGACTGAAATGCTCCCTCAAAATATCTCCATTCCCATCAGAGGCCATGTGCTAATTGGGTCAGACCAATTCCAGAGGTCCCTTCCAGAAACTGTTATCAGCATGGCCTCATTGACCATGGGGAACATTCTACCCATTACCCAAAATGGAAATGCTCAAGTTAATGGGCCTGTGATATCTACGGTTATCCAAAACTATACCATAAAtgaaattttcctgattttttccaAGATAGAGTCAAACCTGAGCCAGCCTCGTTGTGTGTTTTGGGATTTCAGTCATTTGCGATGGAACAATGCAGGCTGTCACCTGGTGAATGAAACTCCAGACACGGTGATGTGTCGATGTACTCACCTGACCTCCTTCTCCATGCTGATGGCTTCTTTTGTCCCCCCTGCCATCATCCCCGTTGTGAAATGGATCACCTTTGTGGGACTGGGCATCTCCATCGGAAGTCTCATCTTATGCCTGATCATTGAAGCTCTGTTTTGGAAGCAGGTCAAGAAAAGCCAGACCTCACACACACGTCATATTTGCATGGTGAACATAGCCCTGTGCCTCCTGATTGCTGATGTTTGGTTTATTGTTGCTGCCACTGTGGATACCACGGTAAACCCTTCTGGAGTCTGCATAGCTGCAGTGTTCTTTACGCACCTTTTCTACCTCTCCTTGTTCTTTTGGATGCTCATGCTCGGCATCCTGTTGGCTTATCGGATCATCTTCGTGTTCCATCACATGGCCATGCCTTCAATGATGGCGGTCGGGTTCTGCCTGGGCTACGGATGTCCTCTCATTATATCTGTCATCACCATTGCAGTCACGCAACCTAGCGATAGCTACAAAAGCAAAGATGTGTGTTGGCTTAACTGGGCTGAAGGGAGCAAACCTCTGTTGGCCTTCGGTGTTCCTGCACTGACTATTGTGGCTGTGAATTTGGTTGTGGTTCTGTTAGTTCTCACGAAGCTCTGGAGGCCCGCTGTGGGAGAAAGACTGAGTCAGGACTACAAGGCCACGATCGTCCGCATGGGGAAGAGCCTGCTCATTCTGACCCCACTGCTGGGGCTCACCTGGGGTTTTGGCATAGGAATAATGGTGGACAGACAGAATCCGGCTTGGCACGTTATTTTTGCATCACTCAACGCATTCCAG gGGTTTTTCATCTTATGTTTTGGAATCCTCTTGGATGGTAAG CTGCGACAACTGCTGTTCAACAAGTTGTCTCCTTTAAGCTCTTGGAAGCATGCATCAAAG CAAAAATCATCAGATTTATCTGCCCAACACAAATTCGCAAAGCCTTTCAACCCATTGCAACACAAAG gCGCTTATGCACTGTCTCACACTGGAGAGTCCACCAGCAACATCATGCTAACGCAGTTTTCAGCAGCTGAATAA
- the ADGRF1 gene encoding adhesion G-protein coupled receptor F1 isoform X2, with amino-acid sequence MTIIRAKATTYCYNKNGFLRCACEDDYTWFPPSCLDPQKCYLHTAGSYQSCDCHLNNLTQSINFCERTKVWGTFKINETFTKDLLNSSSATHSRYTAGIELQLKEAYKRIPGFESVRVTQFRDGSILAGYEVVGSSSTAELLSAIEQVAEEAKAGLHQLFPLEDDSFRVFGKVQCNSIGFGFGSTNDEYTLPCSSGYTGSITARCQPSGWQVLRETCVLSQLEELKKNFSVIADNATEAAVSSVVRSLSVVIQQSQSTTAGNLASVVSILGNVSSLSTARHFRVSNSTMEDIIRIADHILNSSSVTNWTVLLREEKHASSQLLETLENISMLVPPTALPLNFSREFINWKGIPGSEIQLEKGYNYQTEMLPQNISIPIRGHVLIGSDQFQRSLPETVISMASLTMGNILPITQNGNAQVNGPVISTVIQNYTINEIFLIFSKIESNLSQPRCVFWDFSHLRWNNAGCHLVNETPDTVMCRCTHLTSFSMLMASFVPPAIIPVVKWITFVGLGISIGSLILCLIIEALFWKQVKKSQTSHTRHICMVNIALCLLIADVWFIVAATVDTTVNPSGVCIAAVFFTHLFYLSLFFWMLMLGILLAYRIIFVFHHMAMPSMMAVGFCLGYGCPLIISVITIAVTQPSDSYKSKDVCWLNWAEGSKPLLAFGVPALTIVAVNLVVVLLVLTKLWRPAVGERLSQDYKATIVRMGKSLLILTPLLGLTWGFGIGIMVDRQNPAWHVIFASLNAFQGFFILCFGILLDGKLRQLLFNKLSPLSSWKHASKQKSSDLSAQHKFAKPFNPLQHKGAYALSHTGESTSNIMLTQFSAAE; translated from the exons ATGACGATTATCAGAGCAAAGGCCACCACAT ACTGTTACAACAAGAATGGGTTCCTGAGGTGTGCCTGTGAAGATGACTATACTTGGTTTCCTCCTTCATGCCTTGATCCCCAGAAATGCTATCTTCACACGGCTGGATCATACCAGAGCTGTGACTGTCATCTCAACAACCTCACCCAGAGCATCAATTTCTGTGAGAGAACAA AAGTTTGGGGCACtttcaaaattaatgaaacatttaCCAAAGACCTTTTGAATTCATCCTCTGCTACACACTCCAGATATACCGCTGGAATTGAACTTCAA CTCAAAGAAGCATACAAAAGAATTCCAGGTTTTGAGTCAGTTCGAGTCACCCAATTTCG GGATGGAAGCATCCTTGCTGGGTATGAGGTGGTTGGCTCCAGCAGCACGGCTGAGCTGCTGTCAGCCattgagcaggtggctgaggaggCTAAGGCAGGCCTCCACCAGCTGTTTCCACTAGAAGACGACTCTTTCAGAGTTTTCGGAAAAG TCCAGTGTAACAGCATTGGCTTTGGATTTGGGTCTACGAATGATGAGTACACTCTTCCCTGCAGCAGCGGCTACACTGGCAGCATCACTGCCAGGTGCCAGCCCTCTGGGTGGCAGGTCCTCAGGGAGACCTGTGTGCTCTCTCAGCTGGAAGAACTGAAGAAG aatttcagTGTGATCGCAGACAATGCCACTGAGGCAGCCGTGTCATCCGTGGTGCGAAGTCTTTCAGTTGTCATTCAGCAAAGCCAATCAACCACGGCTGGGAATCTGGCTTCGGTGGTGTCGATTCTGGGCAACGTTTCATCCCTGTCTACGGCACGCCATTTCAGGGTGTCCAATTCGACAATGGAG GATATCATCAGGATAGCTGACCATATTCTTAATTCATCATCTGTAACCAATTGGACAGTATTGCTGCGGGAAGAAAAGCATGCCAGCTCACAGCTACTAGAGACATTGGAAAATATCAGCATGCTGGTACCTCCGACAGCTCTGCCTCTGAATTTTTCTCGGGAGTTCATTAACTGGAAAGGGATTCCAGGGTCTGAAATCCAACTCGAGAAGGGTTACAACTATCAGACTGAAATGCTCCCTCAAAATATCTCCATTCCCATCAGAGGCCATGTGCTAATTGGGTCAGACCAATTCCAGAGGTCCCTTCCAGAAACTGTTATCAGCATGGCCTCATTGACCATGGGGAACATTCTACCCATTACCCAAAATGGAAATGCTCAAGTTAATGGGCCTGTGATATCTACGGTTATCCAAAACTATACCATAAAtgaaattttcctgattttttccaAGATAGAGTCAAACCTGAGCCAGCCTCGTTGTGTGTTTTGGGATTTCAGTCATTTGCGATGGAACAATGCAGGCTGTCACCTGGTGAATGAAACTCCAGACACGGTGATGTGTCGATGTACTCACCTGACCTCCTTCTCCATGCTGATGGCTTCTTTTGTCCCCCCTGCCATCATCCCCGTTGTGAAATGGATCACCTTTGTGGGACTGGGCATCTCCATCGGAAGTCTCATCTTATGCCTGATCATTGAAGCTCTGTTTTGGAAGCAGGTCAAGAAAAGCCAGACCTCACACACACGTCATATTTGCATGGTGAACATAGCCCTGTGCCTCCTGATTGCTGATGTTTGGTTTATTGTTGCTGCCACTGTGGATACCACGGTAAACCCTTCTGGAGTCTGCATAGCTGCAGTGTTCTTTACGCACCTTTTCTACCTCTCCTTGTTCTTTTGGATGCTCATGCTCGGCATCCTGTTGGCTTATCGGATCATCTTCGTGTTCCATCACATGGCCATGCCTTCAATGATGGCGGTCGGGTTCTGCCTGGGCTACGGATGTCCTCTCATTATATCTGTCATCACCATTGCAGTCACGCAACCTAGCGATAGCTACAAAAGCAAAGATGTGTGTTGGCTTAACTGGGCTGAAGGGAGCAAACCTCTGTTGGCCTTCGGTGTTCCTGCACTGACTATTGTGGCTGTGAATTTGGTTGTGGTTCTGTTAGTTCTCACGAAGCTCTGGAGGCCCGCTGTGGGAGAAAGACTGAGTCAGGACTACAAGGCCACGATCGTCCGCATGGGGAAGAGCCTGCTCATTCTGACCCCACTGCTGGGGCTCACCTGGGGTTTTGGCATAGGAATAATGGTGGACAGACAGAATCCGGCTTGGCACGTTATTTTTGCATCACTCAACGCATTCCAG gGGTTTTTCATCTTATGTTTTGGAATCCTCTTGGATGGTAAG CTGCGACAACTGCTGTTCAACAAGTTGTCTCCTTTAAGCTCTTGGAAGCATGCATCAAAG CAAAAATCATCAGATTTATCTGCCCAACACAAATTCGCAAAGCCTTTCAACCCATTGCAACACAAAG gCGCTTATGCACTGTCTCACACTGGAGAGTCCACCAGCAACATCATGCTAACGCAGTTTTCAGCAGCTGAATAA